Proteins from a genomic interval of Sphingobacterium sp. SYP-B4668:
- the gcvP gene encoding aminomethyl-transferring glycine dehydrogenase, with protein sequence MSKIHFQEKFENRHNGPSPIQVNEMLSALGVDSVDQLIDQTVPSQIRAKKALALPAALSETAYLKRAKLIAEKNKVFKSYIGQGYYDVILPGVIQRNVFENPGWYTQYTPYQAEIAQGRLQALLNFQTVVSDFTGLEIANASLLDEATAAAEGMFMLYSARKNKAANTFLVSERAFPQTIDVLRTRAISFGIELKVTEISEENLTEDVFAVFLQYPLGDGSIIDYKAFAEAVHAKGMTICVAADLMSLALLTPPGEWGADVVVGNSQRFGVPMGFGGPHAAFFATKDAYKRNIPGRIIGVTSDSNGNYALRMALQTREQHIRRDKASSNICTAQALLAIMASFYAVYHGPQGIKRIAERINGLAQVLDAAVQSLGYVQLNETYFDTVRFELGEHAGSLKGEALNHEMNFNYKGSIVSISIDETTTFEDVQTIAKVFAKIKGRTVSDVDFDAIEKSITSSIPTELQRESAYLTHPIFNSYHSEHEMLRYIKSLEAKDLSLCHSMIPLGSCTMKLNATAEMIPVTWAQFGGLHPFAPIDQTSGYMHLIGELNDWLSEITGFAKMSFQPNSGAQGEYAGLMVIRAYHESRGDHGRNICLIPASAHGTNPASASMAGLKVVVVKCDEFGNIDVADLRAKAEEHAANLNSLMVTYPSTHGVFEESIIEICEIIHTNGGQVYMDGANMNAQVGLTSPGHIGADVCHLNLHKTFCIPHGGGGPGMGPIGVAKHLVPFLPNHEVVETSGEQGIHAVSAAPFGSASILVISHAYIAMMGANGLTNATKTAILNANYIKSRLENHYPVLYSGINGRCAHEMILDCRGFKSVGIEVADIAKRLMDYGFHAPTVSFPVAGTLMVEPTESESKAEVDRFCDALIAIRQEIAAIEAGTIDQVENVLKHAPHTASVVTADEWNRPYSRQTAAYPLEYLKASKFWPSVGRVNESQGDRTLICSCPSIEEYMDA encoded by the coding sequence ATGAGTAAAATACATTTTCAAGAAAAATTCGAAAATCGTCACAACGGTCCTAGCCCGATTCAAGTGAATGAGATGTTGTCAGCTTTAGGTGTTGACTCTGTTGATCAATTGATAGATCAAACGGTTCCTTCTCAAATCAGAGCAAAAAAAGCACTAGCTCTTCCTGCAGCCCTAAGCGAGACAGCCTATCTTAAAAGAGCCAAGCTAATCGCGGAGAAGAATAAAGTATTTAAGTCATATATCGGTCAGGGATACTATGATGTGATTCTTCCAGGCGTGATTCAAAGAAATGTATTTGAAAATCCAGGATGGTATACACAGTATACACCTTATCAGGCTGAAATTGCACAAGGAAGACTTCAAGCGTTACTGAATTTTCAGACGGTTGTTTCGGATTTTACCGGCTTGGAAATCGCCAATGCATCGCTATTGGATGAAGCTACTGCTGCGGCAGAGGGCATGTTCATGCTTTATTCTGCACGTAAGAATAAAGCAGCGAATACGTTTTTGGTGTCTGAAAGGGCTTTCCCACAAACTATCGATGTGCTAAGAACGAGAGCAATCTCTTTTGGTATAGAATTGAAGGTGACTGAGATTTCGGAAGAGAACTTGACGGAAGACGTGTTTGCGGTCTTCTTACAATATCCCTTGGGCGATGGGTCTATCATTGATTATAAAGCGTTTGCAGAGGCTGTACACGCTAAAGGTATGACTATCTGCGTGGCGGCCGATTTAATGAGCTTGGCTTTATTGACGCCTCCAGGCGAGTGGGGTGCTGATGTCGTCGTGGGTAACTCGCAACGCTTTGGTGTGCCTATGGGCTTTGGTGGTCCGCATGCTGCTTTTTTTGCTACAAAGGATGCATACAAGCGTAATATCCCAGGTCGTATCATTGGTGTAACGTCTGACTCCAACGGTAACTATGCGCTTCGTATGGCATTGCAAACTCGGGAGCAACATATACGTCGCGATAAAGCCTCTTCAAATATCTGTACAGCGCAAGCTTTGTTGGCGATTATGGCATCATTTTATGCGGTATATCATGGTCCTCAGGGAATTAAGCGTATTGCGGAGCGGATCAATGGCCTTGCTCAAGTGTTGGATGCTGCGGTGCAGTCTCTAGGATATGTGCAACTTAATGAAACTTATTTTGATACGGTCAGGTTTGAATTGGGGGAGCATGCTGGATCCTTGAAGGGAGAGGCATTGAACCACGAGATGAACTTCAATTATAAAGGATCTATTGTCAGTATTTCTATTGACGAGACGACCACATTTGAAGATGTGCAGACCATTGCCAAAGTATTTGCAAAGATTAAGGGTAGAACGGTAAGTGATGTAGATTTTGATGCGATTGAGAAATCTATTACGTCTTCGATTCCAACAGAATTGCAACGTGAAAGTGCTTATCTGACTCACCCGATATTCAATAGTTATCATTCGGAGCACGAGATGCTACGTTATATTAAATCCCTGGAAGCAAAAGATCTTTCATTATGCCACTCCATGATTCCATTGGGCTCATGTACGATGAAGCTAAATGCTACTGCAGAGATGATACCAGTGACATGGGCGCAGTTTGGTGGTCTACATCCATTTGCCCCTATCGATCAGACTTCTGGTTACATGCATTTGATAGGCGAACTTAATGATTGGCTGTCTGAGATTACAGGGTTTGCGAAGATGAGTTTTCAGCCGAACTCTGGCGCGCAGGGAGAGTATGCTGGTCTGATGGTGATTCGGGCTTATCACGAAAGCCGTGGAGATCACGGGCGCAATATTTGTTTGATTCCAGCATCTGCGCATGGAACAAACCCAGCATCTGCATCAATGGCTGGACTTAAGGTTGTGGTGGTGAAGTGTGATGAATTCGGAAATATTGATGTTGCAGATTTGAGGGCTAAAGCTGAAGAGCATGCCGCAAACCTAAACTCTTTGATGGTGACCTATCCATCTACCCACGGAGTATTCGAAGAGTCTATTATTGAGATTTGCGAAATCATTCATACCAATGGGGGGCAAGTGTATATGGATGGTGCAAATATGAATGCACAAGTTGGACTGACAAGCCCAGGTCATATTGGTGCTGACGTGTGTCACTTGAACCTTCACAAGACATTCTGTATCCCTCACGGTGGAGGTGGCCCCGGTATGGGACCTATCGGTGTGGCTAAGCATTTGGTGCCGTTCTTACCCAATCATGAGGTTGTGGAGACTTCTGGCGAGCAGGGCATACATGCCGTATCAGCCGCTCCATTTGGTTCGGCATCTATCTTGGTAATCTCACACGCTTACATCGCTATGATGGGTGCCAATGGCTTGACCAATGCGACAAAGACGGCGATTTTGAATGCCAACTATATTAAGTCTCGTCTGGAAAATCACTATCCAGTATTGTACTCTGGAATCAACGGTCGTTGTGCGCACGAGATGATATTGGATTGCCGTGGATTTAAGTCAGTAGGTATTGAAGTGGCGGATATTGCCAAGCGTTTAATGGATTATGGATTCCATGCGCCAACAGTTTCGTTTCCTGTTGCAGGGACGTTGATGGTAGAGCCTACGGAGTCTGAATCTAAGGCAGAGGTAGATCGTTTCTGTGATGCGTTGATTGCTATTCGTCAAGAGATTGCTGCGATTGAAGCCGGAACGATCGATCAGGTCGAAAATGTGTTGAAGCATGCACCTCACACAGCATCTGTGGTAACAGCAGATGAGTGGAATAGACCATACAGTCGCCAGACGGCAGCTTATCCTTTGGAATATTTGAAAGCGAGCAAGTTCTGGCCTTCGGTAGGACGCGTCAATGAGTCGCAGGGCGATCGTACATTAATCTGTTCTTGTCCCTCGATTGAAGAGTACATGGATGCATAA